A window of Terriglobales bacterium contains these coding sequences:
- a CDS encoding DMT family transporter, with translation MTGEYISASLSLAAAAAWGAGDFTGGLGTKGSNAFGVVVVAHGTGLIFMLAMAILTGDPMPSQTALLWGVGAGLTGGLGLVSLYKALAVGHMGINAPIAAIITAALPVVFGIWNEGLPSGVQLVGFGIAAIAIWLIALPNGELGRPRGLGLAVIAGVGFGAYLICSKQASHEAVYWPLAAARAASIIEMFLIIAVLGRPWQPVRKFLPFMMFSGVMDSVGNALFVYAVRHGRLDVATVLSSLYPATTVILAWIVLKERAGRLQRVGMFAALIAVPLIAR, from the coding sequence ATGACAGGGGAATACATTAGCGCATCTCTCTCGCTTGCGGCAGCGGCAGCGTGGGGCGCCGGAGATTTCACCGGAGGCCTCGGCACTAAGGGCTCTAATGCCTTCGGTGTCGTTGTTGTCGCGCACGGCACCGGACTCATTTTCATGTTGGCCATGGCGATCCTGACCGGCGACCCCATGCCTTCACAGACTGCCCTCTTATGGGGCGTTGGTGCGGGACTTACCGGTGGCCTCGGACTTGTCTCGCTCTACAAAGCGCTTGCCGTCGGGCACATGGGCATCAACGCTCCGATCGCCGCAATCATTACTGCTGCTCTTCCGGTCGTATTCGGAATCTGGAATGAAGGTCTGCCCTCCGGTGTTCAGTTGGTGGGCTTCGGCATCGCCGCGATAGCAATATGGCTCATCGCATTGCCAAACGGTGAGTTGGGACGGCCTCGCGGACTTGGCTTGGCCGTGATTGCTGGAGTCGGATTCGGAGCTTACCTCATTTGCAGTAAGCAGGCGTCACACGAGGCGGTGTATTGGCCGCTGGCTGCCGCGCGTGCCGCTTCCATCATCGAGATGTTCCTGATTATCGCCGTCCTCGGACGTCCCTGGCAGCCCGTTCGCAAGTTCCTGCCGTTCATGATGTTCTCCGGCGTGATGGACTCGGTGGGAAACGCTCTGTTTGTCTATGCAGTGCGGCATGGTCGTCTCGACGTTGCCACCGTACTTTCGTCCCTTTATCCGGCGACCACAGTCATTCTGGCTTGGATCGTTCTGAAAGAACGTGCGGGACGGCTGCAGCGCGTGGGAATGTTCGCTGCCCTGATCGCGGTTCCACTGATCGCCCGGTAA
- a CDS encoding caspase family protein codes for MPEKTIPFPPSKGYSLHIGLNRVDPAHYNGWSGQLNACEKDALDMEAIAKAQGYQTQKLLTAQATAANVITTIKKVASLAKPTDTFLLTYSGHGGQINDAADDEPDGLDETWVLYDRQLIDDELFQLWCSFRPGVRIFSLSDSCHSGTVTKAMFQTPREMLPKFEEKTRMAKDTSTKIKAMPPDVQFETYQKNKKMYDDIRLTLGPFRRINPACSVILISGCQDNQTSMDGPVNGAFTGALLKVWSNGTFVGSHPHFRKDIAALLPPTQSPNYYVVGSSNVLFEMQRPFTVMAPHFAAVGKAA; via the coding sequence ATGCCTGAGAAAACAATCCCATTCCCACCCTCAAAGGGATACTCACTTCACATCGGTCTGAACCGGGTCGACCCCGCGCACTACAACGGTTGGTCCGGTCAGCTTAACGCCTGCGAAAAAGATGCTCTCGATATGGAGGCAATCGCGAAGGCGCAGGGCTATCAGACACAGAAGCTACTAACCGCTCAGGCAACTGCGGCGAATGTGATCACAACGATCAAGAAGGTCGCCTCTCTTGCTAAACCAACGGACACCTTCCTGCTCACCTATTCCGGCCATGGTGGTCAGATCAATGACGCAGCCGATGATGAACCGGACGGTCTCGACGAAACCTGGGTCCTGTATGACCGGCAGTTGATCGATGACGAACTATTCCAGCTCTGGTGCTCTTTCAGGCCAGGCGTTCGCATCTTCTCCCTCTCCGACAGCTGCCATAGCGGCACCGTCACCAAGGCCATGTTCCAAACGCCAAGGGAAATGCTGCCGAAGTTCGAGGAAAAGACCCGGATGGCAAAAGACACTTCGACCAAGATCAAAGCAATGCCGCCGGATGTCCAGTTCGAGACATATCAGAAGAACAAGAAAATGTACGACGACATCCGCCTCACTTTGGGGCCATTCCGTCGCATCAATCCAGCCTGCTCGGTGATCCTGATCTCCGGATGTCAGGACAACCAGACCTCGATGGATGGCCCAGTCAATGGCGCCTTCACCGGGGCTCTGCTGAAGGTATGGAGCAATGGGACCTTCGTTGGCAGCCATCCGCATTTCCGCAAGGACATTGCGGCCTTACTGCCGCCGACACAGAGTCCAAACTACTATGTGGTCGGTTCCAGCAATGTGCTGTTTGAAATGCAGCGTCCGTTCACGGTTATGGCACCCCATTTTGCGGCGGTTGGCAAGGCCGCCTGA
- a CDS encoding FHA domain-containing protein produces MAKLYLKFEQAVLKEYELKDGSSMTIGRLPDNNVHIDNLAVSGHHARLVWENDHFVLEDNNSLNGTFVNNRRINRAALKHGDVILIGKHTISYWDEVRGETGEPHHAEAPSAPVPQLEATMVLDTRKAKEMIGQQAAGAGAAAAPAKERIGQLQVMHGKTDQQEYVLSGKLTVIGKSDMASIKLKGWFAPKVAAVINKRENKYFIAASEKDVRVKVNDSEISGPTELTHGDLIEVAKVKLTFSYAE; encoded by the coding sequence ATGGCAAAACTCTATTTGAAGTTCGAGCAGGCAGTCCTCAAGGAATATGAGCTGAAGGACGGCTCTTCGATGACAATCGGCCGCTTGCCGGACAACAACGTCCACATCGATAACCTTGCCGTCTCCGGGCATCACGCCCGTCTCGTGTGGGAAAACGACCATTTCGTCCTCGAAGACAACAACAGCCTGAACGGCACCTTCGTGAATAACCGCCGTATTAATCGTGCCGCCCTGAAGCATGGAGACGTCATTCTCATCGGCAAGCACACGATTTCGTATTGGGATGAAGTACGCGGTGAGACTGGCGAACCTCACCACGCTGAGGCCCCTTCCGCTCCCGTGCCGCAGTTGGAAGCCACCATGGTCCTCGATACCCGCAAGGCGAAAGAAATGATCGGCCAGCAGGCCGCAGGTGCGGGTGCTGCTGCCGCACCGGCGAAAGAGCGTATCGGGCAACTCCAAGTCATGCATGGCAAGACGGACCAGCAGGAGTATGTGCTCAGCGGCAAGCTTACCGTCATCGGCAAGTCCGACATGGCTTCCATCAAATTGAAGGGTTGGTTCGCGCCAAAGGTGGCGGCTGTCATTAACAAGCGCGAGAACAAATACTTCATCGCCGCATCAGAGAAAGACGTCAGGGTGAAGGTGAACGACAGCGAGATCTCAGGACCGACAGAACTCACTCATGGCGACCTCATCGAAGTCGCTAAGGTGAAACTGACTTTTTCGTACGCCGAATAA
- a CDS encoding Stp1/IreP family PP2C-type Ser/Thr phosphatase, with product MGFRVEVAGKTDVGCVRSNNEDNFGYDTRYGIYVVCDGMGGQAAGEVASKIGVDTVLNYYRTSVRSGHFPKIGEQVEGLADRANRLGSAIQLANQAVYEAASANAAHSGMGSTLVAVSTDAKGAFFSIGHVGDSRIYLVRNGDIEQLTNDHSLVMEQVRRGLITLAEARVSKMQNIIIKALGSEPSVKPDLDDRMAAPGDVLILCSDGLTRHVPDDAMAEVVSNTPDLRHACQLLIDAARDGGGEDNITCLLLRFTVLPWYKKLLSTVLPGGGSPKWQNSI from the coding sequence ATGGGTTTCAGGGTTGAGGTTGCTGGAAAAACCGACGTCGGCTGCGTTCGCTCGAATAACGAAGACAACTTCGGGTACGACACGCGTTACGGCATTTACGTCGTCTGCGACGGCATGGGCGGACAAGCCGCCGGCGAAGTCGCAAGCAAGATCGGCGTAGATACCGTCCTGAACTACTATCGAACTTCGGTCCGAAGTGGGCATTTTCCCAAGATAGGTGAGCAAGTCGAAGGACTCGCCGACCGGGCCAACCGCCTTGGCAGCGCTATTCAGTTGGCGAACCAGGCTGTTTACGAAGCAGCCAGCGCGAATGCCGCACACTCCGGGATGGGTTCGACGTTGGTCGCTGTCAGCACAGACGCAAAGGGAGCGTTCTTCTCCATTGGCCACGTCGGCGACAGCCGCATCTACCTCGTCCGCAATGGCGACATCGAACAACTCACAAATGACCATTCGCTTGTGATGGAACAGGTTCGCCGTGGCCTGATCACTCTCGCCGAAGCTCGTGTTTCCAAGATGCAGAACATCATCATCAAGGCCCTCGGCAGCGAACCATCAGTTAAGCCGGATCTTGATGACCGTATGGCCGCTCCCGGCGATGTCCTCATTCTTTGCAGTGATGGCCTTACGCGCCACGTCCCCGACGATGCCATGGCCGAAGTTGTCAGCAATACACCCGATTTGCGGCACGCATGCCAGTTGCTAATAGATGCAGCCAGAGACGGTGGCGGGGAAGATAACATCACGTGTTTGCTGCTGCGGTTTACCGTGCTCCCATGGTACAAAAAGCTGCTGAGCACGGTGTTACCCGGCGGAGGGAGTCCGAAATGGCAAAACTCTATTTGA